aaatgggttgaaaaatgtggatcaaGGATACTTTATTGAATTgatttcactttcatatttgAGATTGTCACCTTATTGTGGTTAAGAGCTACCAGCAGGAGCTTAGTCTTCAGGTGGCACACCCAAGTTGCACAGGTGTGACAAAGTACAATCCTCTTCTCCAGGATGGAGTTGGACTCACAGGGCCTGATTtgttaaaggtttgcgtgtactaaaacaggtGAAAACCTGATGGCACACgcagagctgatctactaaacctgtgcaaagtggatggcgtctcttaagtgagcagaatatgcaaaataatatgcagaatatatgctgatcattaaaaCAGCCACGATACTGGGAGAAAATGCCAATATAATGATTTATCACGCCCaatatgatttatcaacactcatcgctGTGGTGCCAGCactatttagcttttatttagtaagtgtgcacactgacacttccacacacggctgcaggatcagtgcttgtgctccacacacacacatttgacacatatcctcttttcagcaacatcattttatagctgctgaaCGACTTAAGgggctaatttaaaaaaaattgattgatacatttttgtaggctttattattttttaatgttctttttttcaatatacaaaccccaaaagcagtgaagttgtctcgttgtgtaaatggtaaataaaaagagaatacaacaaatccttttcacgtatattcaattgaatagactgcaaagacaagataaacgttcaaactggaaaactgtatttttttgcaattattagctcatttggaatttgatgcctgcaacatgtttaaaaaaagccggcacaagtggtaaaaaagagtgagaaagttgaggaatgctcatcaaagacttatttggaacatcccacaggtgaacaggctaattgggaacaggtgggtgccatgattgggtataaaagcagcatccatgaaatgttcagtcattcacaaacaagtacggggcaagggtcaccactttgtgaacaattgcttaagaacaatatttctcaaccagctattgcaaggaatttagggatttcaccatctacggtctgtaatatcatcaaaatgttcagagaatctggggaaatcgctgcacgtaagcagcaaggctgaaaaccaacattgaatccccgtgaccttcgatccctcaggtggtactgcatcaaaaagccacatcagtgtgtaaaggatatcaccacatgggctcaggaacacttcaaaaaaccactgtcagtaactacagttggtcgctacatctgtaagtgcaagttaaaactctataatgcaaagcaaaagccatctatcaacaacacccagaaacaccgcctgcttcgctgggcccgggctcatctaagatggactgatgcaaagtctaaaagtgttctgttgtctgacgagtccacatttcaaattgtttttgaaaactgtgggcgttgtgtcctccggaacaaagaggaaaagaaccattcggattgttctaggtgcaaagttcaaaagccagcatgtgtgatgatatgggggtgtattagtgcccaaggcatgggtaacttacacatctgtgaaggcaccattaatgctgaaaggtacatacaagtttttgagcaacacatgttgccatccaagcaacgttatcatggacgcccctgcttatttcagcaagacaatgccaagccacgtgttacaacagtgtggcttcatagtaaaagagtgcgggtactagactggcctgcctgtagtccagacctgtctcccattgaaaatctatttgaaagtctattcaattgaatataagttgaacaggatttgcaaattattgtattctgtttttatttaggaattacacaatgtgacaacttcactggtttggggttttggatATTAGTTATGAAATGTTGTTCCTAGATTACATACatgctaataaaaaaaactctgcaatgatgtattttacaaacaaaaagttacacactttatcccatgcttgtgcaacagcacacatctcattgtgaaaaatgtgaatgtttgaaggggaacaaaatgtgatctctgaaagggttaCATGTCTCACATTCTACGCAGTAGGACACCCACCCAGACATACCACATACAGAATCACAATCAGAATgactttaataatccctgaggggaaatacagattttcagcacaatcccattgaagagcagacaaacattacagggagacagaacaggatcactgatgggtctgccaacttccggcgcctcttaaaaaaaggtgagaaacaggttaaAGCTGGggggtgaggaaaaaaaaaatcagtgtaaacctgggcccctggagagggggtccagactgaggccaatgggggaaaaaactcatagccatagcacccataagcatgtgtgtaagagggaaacatcaaagaccacaaaggacattaaagacattaaaagagcagagctgatgcaaccagccacttctacacacagcctcaaaagtaaaacaacaacaacaaaaaacaaacatatacactCTGTGGTGTTCTacacatcgtctgctggggtgggcggagcatggccagagacaggagcagacccaacaaagcaaccaagagagccgactccaccctcggccgcccactaactctcggccagtgtcctggtctgcatggatgagcgaggatacgtccaaggagaccgaggtgtccgatacctgctcattcagccaagacactgtgaagtttGTCCTTCCCGGcgctcagcaccagctccgcagccatgtctcttcatccacatctcctccagtctctccaaacggactctggtgtggcagagagccagcagctggtctccatggccaaaaggctcccgggaggcagatccaggagttcacaaaaaagcaccgcagaagtcatgaaagtgccaccccttgtcacacagccccaaaaggcaaaaacaagccCACATGAAAAGAAGAGGGACACAtccggaacacaaaaggatgacacaagagcacagagctcctgccaccagcagccactacagcggcgccatcttgtaCAGCTCATGAAAACAAGATATTTTTCATAtcatttatattagaaaatattataataaaaatgacTGCCGTTAATTGATTATTATAATTCaacatttgacttgttttgtgtGGTTTGTaacattaaaaacttttttttgagaATAGTGAGAGAGTTAAACTAGTGAAACAATGAGTCTACTtgttccagtgacgtgcagtcactagaggcaggtgaggcggggcctcacctgccatcatggaaagaaaaaaaatgtaaaaagaaaaaaaaaaattaaattgttatatgtatccagtgattatactataatgttattttccatttaacttcaccagttttagattatttttattcaaaatcgctgaattttcacatttgccgttcaaatactgagaagagacggtgcggtgaacagcagccagttgaggcacgtcactcagtgcctcaacatcaatcaatcaatcaatgtttatttatatagccctaaatcacaagtgtctcaaagggctgcgcaagccacaacgacatcctcggtacaaagcccacataagggcaaggaaaaactcaccccagtgggacgtcgatgtgaatgactatgagaaaccttggagaggaccgcatatgtgggtaacccccccccccctctctagggggattccggactcggctaactgctggcctgctgtgcagtgagactgtattgctatatgacctatattatacatttccatagtttagttagctgaggtatataatgtacagtgtattttgtcaacaactgtatgtgtgtaacgtatttcttgtgctgagcgatcataaaacggctgcaaaagacgaactggctgaggctcgcagtaatcccgcctcctgcacccccgccgtagaattgttatatcaactaaagcccacacttaaactttccacgtgcaagattgaatctatttaaaaaagttatttcataagaagccaaaaagtgcaaaaacaataatgttcatgttggaggagttgtgaatgactgcagggccacaacattaggtacacctgcagactgcaggtgtacctaattcacaactcctccaacacgaacattattgtttttgcactttttggcttcttattaaataacttttgtaacctatttttatgggctttcctctttgtgatgttaagttcctgttatgcgctgttatacagtatatgccttgagctcttattttgaaggcgctaagagcggaagtgatgacacgttggagtggagcggaggtttttgaaagaaggtaaataaagtggtcctcgtgtacactggagcctccgtgtttgatacccccaaacaatgttccctctatttttccatatgcgtggacctactcagtggcctagtggttagagtgtccgccctgagatgggtaggttgtgagttcaaaccccggccgagtcataccaaagactataaaaatgggagccattacctccctgcttggcactcagtatcaagggctggaattgggggttaaatcaccaaaaatgattcccgagcgcggcaccgctgctgctcactgctcccctcacctcccaggggctgaacaaacatttgatgggtcaaatgcataggacaatttcaccacacctagtgtgtgacaatcattggtactttaacttagatgtgcacactgagGCCACACCAGgaacacacctgtcccaaacctgactaaataccaagttcaatgttttattattataatcaaatgacagaagtcatttccatgggattaatttctaaaataagtgttttggcccacttacaatgacagtaacacaacatattgttgttcatgagctgtgtactagtgttgtatgtctgggtgggggtcctgctttggaaataatttgtacccctttccgatatcgcatttagttcccactaaaacattcacatgttgcacaatgagatgtaaacatcatgtgtacattcctgtaactttctgtttgtaaaatatatctttattagtatttctttaatataataacatcatttcatgattaatagttatacattaagattaaattaagaattatttattcattttcactaaagaagggttcggtgaatgcgcaactggtggggttcagtacctctaacaaggttaagaaccactgctctggagCCTACGTTAGCTGTCACCTGACTgtgctacactctggacaagtcactagTTCATTACAAAAAACAGTCGCCAGTTGATTGTAGAGCAAGGATGCGACTGTGCATGTGTGTTACACACAATTGTATTGTGACACATTCAACTTCTACTCAgtaagaaacattgttcttaataaTTACTGAATCATGACCTTAGTTACCTTATCATGATGTGTTTCATGTGCTCTTGTAAAATGTgtcattgaataataatacagcatttacataataatactcTGACTTGTTAAGTGTTCATCGTGAAAGAAAATGAAACAAATTGTGTGCATGACGCCAGGCACTGTCAAGAAGAGTAaaaaagacaaagattgaaggtggcaatgaatggggTAGAGGGGCCCACAAAGATACTCTTTCAGAGGGACCACAATTCCCAGCAAGGGCCTTGACAAGCAATATTAAATAGATGATAAGTAACTATGATAtcaataaatgtaacaatgttaTATAGCAAAGTAAAAGTTGTGTTTCTTATCTAAGTAAATGTAACTGGTTACTACTCACCTATGTGGATAAGTGTGCTCACTTTTGACAGCtacgacaaaataaaagtcaaaacataataaaaatgatttatttgtcaCAAGAAACCATCTTTATCTTTCGTGACGGTCGCTGCGTTTAGAAACAAGCAtgcagtcaatgtttggcttcaccgtgtctaatttcactttcactttctttgATATTGTGCCAGCAGAAGCGTCTGCCTCACACTTTTCCCCCACGTTCAGCACTTTGGCCACAGCCAGTCAATGGCATGAATGCTTTCTGCTGACTTTTTACTCAGGATGAAACTTCCTGATGCAACCCTGGCCGGGAATCCAACCCATGCGAGGCCGAAGCGTGTCCCGTTACCCCACCAGGGACGCCTCACGCTTGGGAGACATAATGgaggaaataaaaagaagtagcgACTTTATGTCTATCaatcattatttgtattgatGCTTTCTTGAGAGGACTACAATACCATCACTGATTGGATGTCATTACTTTCAACTCTAAATCTCACCTTCAttcctctttctttcttttctttccaagTTTGGCGGCAAACTTGACACACCTTTTGTTTGTCAAGTCACGTGATTTCCCAGAAAAGCCACACACGCATTTACCTGACGTGGCCACAAGGGGCGCTCTCTAGTGAGTCCAGTAGAAGACTTCTTGTTAGTTGACTGCTGCCACTTTTCTCTTCACAATAGCGTTTGGTCTTCCCTAGTAACAGTGACGCGGAATGGAATGCTGACTCCTCATTGGCTCAGGTGGAGCATTATTAAAAGAGCCTCGACATTTCCTGCTTCATTTGTCCTGTTTGCGAGTCAAGCGAGTGTTCGTCACTTTTGTCTTTCTCTGCGGGATTAAAAGTGACAAACATCTTTTTGTTTCGTGCTGACATCATGAACttgtttttattctttcttctggtcgtgcaaatgcacagcgtgacgcctggtaagtcctttttataactttataaatgatTATTCATCAATCCTCTTTGTGCCTTCACTTATTTGACTTCTGAGAGTTTCTATTACTTATTAATTATATTCATTCTTATATTATTCAAGCTCTTTATTACTTCATCCTGgttctttttaaacatattttattgttttccttttttctttatcACTCAACAAAATATTCAAAGTGTTCCAAGAAAGTTCTAGAAGCAGAGAAATCCGTTATTTGTTTTcgcttcagtttttcttgttgaaagacttatttttccaaggcttgtaagaaggAACACTGACTTCCTGAAATCTTCAACCACGGAAGTGTCAGAAAGTAATCAAGTGTAGTAACATCAtcccgccacaaggtgtcagtaagagtcgacATCAAATGGGCAGAACAGCTTGTGTTCATATTCAGCCTCCATTGGAGAAAAGatatgtttattttcaaaatgttcaaagtgtcaacagatgtccaataataaaatatattattcatgtgttgTACTTGTCATAGAACACCATGTGAGTCTTGACTGTGATATCTAGCAGTGTTTGATGTTGACTTTAAGACCCCACTGAAGactgaatgagctcaaatattcacagtgcaagattgttgaacatgaaactaaataataaaaagtcATCTTGTTGTTGTGTTCTTCTTTCAGTGATTCACACGCTGCAGTATTTCGAAACTGCgtcctctcaagttccaaacttcccagagtttgtgagtgttggttatgttgatggagttgagattagttactatgacagcaacatcaggaaagcagaatccaaacaggactggatgaacaaaatcacagcagaggaTCCAAAATACTGGCAGAGAGTAACAGAGATCAATGTTGGTAATGAGTTAATTACCAAACACAACCTTGAAGTTCTTAAGAAGCTTTTCAACCAaactggaggtttgtttatgttgaactttctactacttcaatatatttgatgtactcttgttatactgtagtaaaacacacattactgcactgatataccttgcctctgtccatcccataataacctacacaaatactgtgtgtgtgtgtgtgtgtgtgtgtgtgtgtgtgtgtgtgtatgtgtgtgtgtgtgtgtgtttgtgtttgtgtgtgtgtttgtgtgtgtgtgtttgtgtgtgtgtgtgtgtttgtgtgtgtttgtgtatgtgtgtgtgtgtgtttgtgtttgtgtgtgtgtgtttgtgtttgtgtgtgtgtttgtgtgtgtgtgtttgtgtgtgtgtgtgtttgtgtgtgtgtttgtgtgtgtgtgtttgtgtgtatttgtgtgtgtgtgtgtgtgtgtgtgtgtgtgtgtgtgtgtgtgtgtgtgtgtgtgtgtgtgtgtgtgtgtgtgtgtgtgtgtgtgtgcgtgtgtgtgtgtgtgactgctttacaacactttgtgtgTCTCAGGTGTTCACATTGTCCAGAGGATGTcaggatgtgaatggaatgatgagactgatgaggtTAAAGGTTGGCAGCAGGAAGgttatgatggagaagatttCATATCGTTGGACATGAAGACATGGACATATACTGCAGCAAAACCACAAGCTTTCCCTGACAAACTCAAGTGGGACCAGAACATATTTATACTAGACCACCAGAAGTATTATTACACTGAGGAAtgtccttcttacttgaagaagtatgtgaagaatgggaagaaggtcctaatgagaacaggtagaagcacaccttgtactttcaccttttaacatgttagcactccccctataggaacattactgacattacactctgtctctttatactcttttctctttctctcaccttctctccatctttacctccatccacaccttctctccaactttacctccatccacaccttctctccatctttacctccatccacaccttctctccatctttacctccatccacaccttctctccatctttacctccatccacaccttctctccatctttacctccatccacaccttctctccatctttacctccatccacaccttctctctatctgaacctccgttctcatcttctctccatctttacctccattcacaccgtCTCTccctctttacctccatccacaccgtctctccatctttacctccatccacaccttctctctatcttaacctccgttctcatcttctctccatctttacctccatccacaccgtctctccatctttacctccatccacaccttctctccatctttacctccatccacaccttctctctatcttaacctccgttctcatcttctctccatctttacctccattcacaccttctctccctctttacctccatccacaccgtctctccatctttacctccatccacaccttctctccatctttacctcatccacaacttctctccatctttacctccatccacaccttctctccatctttacttccatccacaccttctctccatctttacctccatccacaccttttcttcatctttacctccatccacaccttctctccatctctacctccatccacaccttctctccatctttacctccatccacatcttctctccatctttacctccatccacaccttctctccatctttacttccacccacaccttctctccatctttacctccatcaacccctcctctccatctttacctccatccacatcttctctccatctttacttccatccacccctcttctccatctttacctccatgcacaccttctctccatcttaacctccgttctcatcgtctctccatctttacctccatccacaccttctctcccactttacctccatccacaccttctctccatctttacctccatccactccttctctccatctttacctccatccacaccttctctccatctttacctccatccacccctcctctccatctttacctccaaccacatcttctctccatctttacctccatccacaccttctctccatctttacctccatccacaccttctctccatctttacctcaatccacaccttctctccatctttacttccatccacaccttctctccatctttacctctatccacaccttctctccatctttacctccatccacaccttttcttcatctctacctccatccacaccttctctccatctttacctccatccacatcttctctccatctttacctccatccacaccttctctccatctttacttccacccacaccttctctccatctttacctccatcaacccctcctctccatctttacctccatccacatcttctctccatctttacttccatccacaccttctctccatctttacctccatccacaccttctctccatcttaacctccgttctcatcgtctctccatctttacctccatccacaccttctctcccactttacctccatccacaccttctctccatctatacttccatccacaccttctctccatctttacctctatccacaccttctctccatctttacctccatccacaccttctctctatcttaacctccgttctcatcttctctccatatttacctccatccacaccgtctctccatctttacctccatccacaccttctctccatattTACCTCCATCcgcaccttctctccatctttacctccatccacaccttctctctatcttaacctccgttctcatcttctctccatctttacctccatccacaccgtctctccctctttacctccatccacaccgtctctccatctttacctccatccacaccttctctccatctttacctccatccacaacttctctccatctttacctccatccacaccttctctccatctttacctccacccacaccttctcttcatctttacctccatccacaccttctctccatctttacctccatccacatcttctctccatctttacctccatccacaccttctctccatctttacctccatccacaccttctctccatctttacctccatccacaccttctctccatctttacctccatccacaccttctctccatctttacctccatccacccctcctctccatctttacctccatccacaccttttctccatctttacctccatccacaccttctctccatctttacctccatccacatcttctctccatctatacctccatccacaccttctcttcatctttacctccatccacaccttctctccatctttatctccatccacaccttctcttcatctttacctccatccacaccttatcttcatctttacctccatccacaccttctctctatcttaacctccgttctcatcttctctccatctttacctccattcacaccttctctccatctttacctccattcacaccttctctccatctttacctccatccacaccttctctccatctttacctccatccacaccttctctccatctttacctccatccactccTTCTCTCCatatttacctccatccacatcttctctccatctttacctccatccacaccttctcttcatctttacctccatccacaccttctctccatctttatctccatccacaccttctcttcatctttacctccatccacaccttatcttcatctttacctccatccacaccttctctccatctttatctccatccacaccttctcttcatctttacctccatccacaccttctcttcatctttacctccatccacaccttatcttcatctttacctccatccacaccttccctctatctttacttccttccacaccttctctccatctttacctccatccacatcttctctccatctttacctccatccacaccttctcttcatctttacatccatccacaccttctctccatctttacctccatccacaccttctccctatctttacctccattcacaccttctcttcatctttacgtgcatctacaccttctctccatctttacctccatccacacattctctccatctttacctccatccacaccttctctccatctttacctccatccacaccttctctccatctttacctccatccacatcttctctcgatctttacctccatccacaccttctctccatctttacctccatccacaccttctttccctctttacctccatccacaccttctctccatctttacctccatccacaccttctctccatctttacctccatccacaccgtctctccatctttacctccatccacaccttctctccatctttacctccatccacaccttttccccatctttacctccatccacaccttctccccatctttacctccatccacaccttctctccatctttacttccatccacaccttctcgccatctttacctccatccacaccttctctccatctttacctccatccacaccttctctccatctttatttCCATCCacgccttctctccatctttacctccatccacgccttctctccatctttacctccattcacaccttctctccatctttacctccattcacaccttctctccatccacaccttctctccatctttacctccatccacaccttctctccatctttacctccatccactccTTCTCTCCatatttacctccatccacatcttctctccatctttacctccatccacaccttctcttcatctttacctccatccacaccttctctccatctttacctccatccacaccttctctccatctttacctccatccacaccttctccccacattgtcttctgttcacacgtgacatcacttcctgtgcagagcttccagaggtgttcctcctccagaagacgccatcctctccagtcacctgcatggcgacaggtttctaccccgacttagccgacctgttttggaggaaagacggcgagcagatcttcgaggacgtggagcacggagagctgctccccaaccacgacggaaccttccagatgtcggtggagctgaaagtggaggtgacggccgaggtggagggcaagtacgaatgtgtgttccagctgtctggcgtcaaggaggacctggtcaccaagctggagagaagaagcatcctgagcaacgcaagccatgaaggtgagaaagacacatttagttggagatgtttcccatcacaagtccacctgtcaccattattgatccatgtcaccatgacaacgcttgacgtctgcatgcaaagtagtcatgaaggtttcctcttcatgctttgtcactccacttgtgcttttttgctctccacagacaactggagcgtcgccctcgctgccacggcggcggtcgtcgctgtggcggccgtcctggcggccatcatcatcgtcatggtcaggcgtcacagaaacagacaaggtgagggacaccaatgtcgtccgtcttcttcttcttcttcttcttcttcttctcggtcCAGGCCGTGAGTTGATGCTTTCATCCGGGCTGCATGTTTTAGTTGCCTTCCAGCCAAACACTCAAAGATCCACAGAGACAGAGCGCACACTCTCACATAGAAAGACGTGAGGAAAAAGTCAATTTCACCttgtttcactttcatttcagcCCAGTACGATCCAGCTCGTAAGTAAAACATCTTTTCTTTGAGCCGCAAGAAACAAAGCCGTGGTGAAGCGTCACTCACATGGAGGTCTGATGTGGACCTTTGTTAC
This genomic interval from Nerophis lumbriciformis linkage group LG07, RoL_Nlum_v2.1, whole genome shotgun sequence contains the following:
- the LOC133623590 gene encoding major histocompatibility complex class I-related gene protein-like, encoding MELVKQRPHRDTLSMPCRYHGRRNPCSLEGIVSLKQREIVAFVFCFVYIAEKLSIASTTVLIVLHAVALKLIHTLQYFETASSQVPNFPEFVSVGYVDGVEISYYDSNIRKAESKQDWMNKITAEDPKYWQRVTEINVGNELITKHNLEVLKKLFNQTGVYNTLCVSGVHIVQRMSGCEWNDETDEVKGWQQEGYDGEDFISLDMKTWTYTAAKPQAFPDKLKWDQNIFILDHQKYYYTEECPSYLKKYPEVFLLQKTPSSPVTCMATGFYPDLADLFWRKDGEQIFEDVEHGELLPNHDGTFQMSVELKVEVTAEVEGKYECVFQLSGVKEDLVTKLERRSILSNASHEDNWSVALAATAAVVAVAAVLAAIIILKKVAAEG